A segment of the Fibrobacter succinogenes subsp. succinogenes S85 genome:
TGAGGACAGCTTCCACATAGACCAACTGCTTTTCGTCAATCTGGTCGAGAGGGAGCTTGTTTAAGCCCGGGATGAGGCTCAAAATGTCCTTGATGCGGCCGAGCTTCTTGATCGTGCGGAGCTGCTTCAAGAAGTCGTTCAAGTCGAACGTGTTGTTGAGAATCTTTTTCTTGAGGTCCTTCGCGTCCTTTTCATCGATGACCTGCTGTGCTTTTTCCACGAGGGATACCACGTCGCCCATGCCGAGGATTCGGCTAGCCATGCGGTCCGGGTGGAAAAGGTCGATTTCGTTCAGCTTTTCGCCAACACCGATAAAGCATATAGGCACGCCCGTCATCTTCTTGATGCTAAGCGCTGCACCGCCGCGGGTATCGCCATCCATCTTCGAGAGGCAGACGCCCGTGAAGTTCAGGCGGTTCCAGAACGTCTCGGCGACATTCACTGCTTCCTGACCAATCATAGCATCGGCAACGAACAAAATTTCGTCTGGATGAACCGCATCGCGGGCCTTTTCGAGTTCCTGCATCAGCTCTTCGTCAATCTGCAAGCGGCCTGCCGTATCGTAAATCACGAGGTCAAAACCGTTGTCCTTAGCATACTGGTAGCCGTGCTTGATGATTTCGACCGGATTGCCCTGGCCTTCGTCATAAACCGGAACGCCGATGGACTTGCCGAGCACCTGCAACTGCTTGATAGCGGCCGGACGGTAAACGTCAGCGGCAACGAGGAGCGGCTTCCTCTTCTTCTTGCTGCGCATCCAGAGTGCGATCTTGCCTGCGAAAGTCGTCTTACCCGAACCCTGCAGACCAACCATCATGATGCCCACCGGAGACGGTGCGGAAAGATTGATTTCCTTAGTTTCGCCACCCATGACGGCCACAAGTTCGTCGTGGATAATCTTCACAATCTGCTGACCCGGGGTCACGGAATTGAGCACTTCGGCGCCCATGGACTTTTCCTTGACGGACTTTACAAAGTCGCGAGTCACGTTGAAGTTCACGTCGGCAGCGAGGAACGCACGACGGACTTCACGCAGCGATTCGGCCACGTTTTCTTCGGTGAGTTTGCCCTGCCCACGCAGGTTCTTGAGGGTATTTTCTAGAGAATCAGTCAGCTGTGAAAACATAGTGGGTCAAATTTAGTAATTAGACGAGAGGCTAGAGACGAGAGACGAGAGAAATGTTAGTGAAAAAGCCACATGGGGGAGGGAGAAGCCTCTCCCTCGCTTCAGCCGGGGGCTTCCGCTACCCACTCTAGCGGGCTTCAGACGCCAGCCCGCAACGCCTGGGCTTATAGAGTTTGATACATGAATATGCAACCCTCGTCATATTTGGGTTTAACATGGCTTTGTACAAATTTTTCTTGCTCTATGGGTAATCTTGAAAAGCCCATGGTCTTATAATGCTCTATCAATTTTTCTTGGGGCAATGCGTAAATGTATAGAGCATTTACGCCGATGAATTTACCGATTGATTCTGCCAATGGCCGAATAAACGAGAGAAAAATGAAATAACCGATACGCTTGATTCCTGGATGGTTCTTGCGGTATGCGTTGTTTACTGCAAAGTTTGCAAGTTCTATAGCAGGAATAGATTCAAATGCGTCCTTGAAAACTTGCAAAGTAATCAGGCCTGTTTTAAGTGAAAAATAGCCGACTAGCTCACCGGTGACTTTATCCTTCACAAGATAAGTCCTGCTCATCTTGTTGGTCTCGTCTGTGATAGATTGTTCCTTTAGATAAAGTTCCAATCCAAGAGCTTCGTTTGAAACATTGAAGTTTTCTACGAGAGTCTGATTTTCGGGTGAATCGAATAAGTGCTCTACAGAAAATGCCGGAGTGTCGTAAACAGAAAATTCGACAATCATTTGTGAAGTGCCTCCGCTATTTTTTTGCGGTCGGCTTCTTGCGCTTCAAGAATTGATTCCTCGAATTCCTTGCACATTTTGTTTAATTTCGAAAAATCCGGTTTTTTTGTATGGAGAATATACTGATAAGCGGCGCTATTCTCTAAGCACCCCATAAATTCTTTACTTGGTGTTCTCATAAGATATTCTCCTATGTTTTTATGTAATATATATTTTTTTGCTTTATTGTCCAATGCGTTCGTTCGCTACAAATCTTGTGCAGTTTTGTCGCATTAAACCTTACTATTTCTATTATATAAATGGATAATGTCAGGATATGAC
Coding sequences within it:
- the ffh gene encoding signal recognition particle protein, which translates into the protein MFSQLTDSLENTLKNLRGQGKLTEENVAESLREVRRAFLAADVNFNVTRDFVKSVKEKSMGAEVLNSVTPGQQIVKIIHDELVAVMGGETKEINLSAPSPVGIMMVGLQGSGKTTFAGKIALWMRSKKKRKPLLVAADVYRPAAIKQLQVLGKSIGVPVYDEGQGNPVEIIKHGYQYAKDNGFDLVIYDTAGRLQIDEELMQELEKARDAVHPDEILFVADAMIGQEAVNVAETFWNRLNFTGVCLSKMDGDTRGGAALSIKKMTGVPICFIGVGEKLNEIDLFHPDRMASRILGMGDVVSLVEKAQQVIDEKDAKDLKKKILNNTFDLNDFLKQLRTIKKLGRIKDILSLIPGLNKLPLDQIDEKQLVYVEAVLSSMTPKERKKPQIIDGSRKARIAKGSGTDAARVNAVLKQYESMKEMFKKVGDFAKRQNNGGTIGSNYTPPKDKNKKKKR